A window from Corynebacterium singulare encodes these proteins:
- a CDS encoding polyprenol monophosphomannose synthase: protein MSSTRESTLVIIPTYNEIENLPLITGRVRKATPEVHILIVDDNSPDGTGEAADKLAAEDSNLHVLHREGKGGLLGAYIAGFEWGLEKDYQVLCEMDADGSHAPEQLHLLLEEIEKGADLVIGSRYVPGGETVNWPANRELLSRLGNKYISVALGAGISDMTAGYRAFRRELLEHLDFDDLSKAGYIFQVDVAFRAIKDGFDVREVPITFTERELGESKLDGSFVKDSLLEVTKWGVAHRSEQVSDFSGEVSKLASRTVEDLELGAKATKIKNAVSEFIGDVTHLVQRSSKR from the coding sequence GTGAGCTCGACCCGCGAATCCACCCTGGTCATTATCCCTACCTACAATGAGATTGAGAACCTGCCGCTGATTACCGGCCGCGTGCGTAAAGCCACGCCTGAGGTTCACATCCTCATTGTTGACGATAACTCCCCGGACGGCACCGGCGAGGCAGCCGACAAGCTGGCAGCGGAGGACTCCAACCTTCACGTGCTGCACCGCGAGGGCAAGGGTGGCCTGCTGGGAGCTTATATCGCTGGCTTTGAGTGGGGTCTGGAGAAGGATTACCAGGTTCTGTGTGAAATGGATGCGGATGGCTCCCACGCACCAGAGCAGCTGCACCTGCTGCTCGAGGAGATTGAGAAGGGAGCCGACCTCGTCATTGGTTCCCGCTACGTGCCGGGCGGCGAAACCGTCAACTGGCCGGCCAACCGTGAGCTTCTCTCGCGTCTGGGTAACAAGTACATCTCCGTCGCACTCGGCGCAGGAATCAGTGACATGACCGCCGGCTACCGTGCCTTCCGCCGTGAGCTGCTCGAGCACCTTGACTTCGATGACCTGTCCAAGGCTGGTTACATCTTCCAGGTGGACGTGGCTTTCCGCGCCATCAAGGATGGTTTTGACGTTCGCGAGGTGCCGATCACCTTTACCGAGCGTGAGCTGGGAGAATCCAAGCTGGACGGTTCTTTTGTTAAGGACTCCCTCCTTGAGGTCACCAAGTGGGGCGTTGCTCACCGTTCCGAGCAGGTCAGCGATTTCAGTGGTGAAGTGTCCAAGCTGGCCAGCCGCACCGTGGAAGATCTCGAACTCGGCGCAAAGGCCACCAAGATCAAGAACGCCGTGAGCGAGTTTATCGGTGACGTTACCCACTTGGTTCAGCGCTCGAGCAAGCGCTAG
- a CDS encoding RNA polymerase-binding protein RbpA — MADRVLRGSRMGAVSYETDRDHDLAPRQMVKYRTEDGDIYEVPFADDAEIPEEWMCKNGKLGTLVEGEGVESKPTKPPRTHWDMLRERRSIEELDELLTERIDNLRSRRRAAARLLKEQKEQEESES, encoded by the coding sequence ATGGCAGATCGCGTGCTTCGTGGCAGCCGTATGGGCGCTGTGAGCTACGAAACCGACCGTGACCACGACTTGGCACCGCGCCAGATGGTGAAGTACCGCACTGAGGACGGCGATATTTACGAGGTGCCGTTCGCTGATGATGCGGAAATCCCTGAGGAGTGGATGTGCAAGAACGGTAAGCTCGGCACCCTTGTCGAAGGCGAAGGCGTGGAATCCAAGCCCACCAAGCCGCCGCGTACCCACTGGGACATGCTGCGTGAGCGCCGCTCCATCGAGGAACTGGATGAGTTGCTGACGGAGCGCATTGATAACCTTCGCTCCCGCCGCCGCGCTGCTGCCCGCCTGCTCAAGGAGCAAAAGGAACAGGAAGAAAGCGAGTCCTAG
- a CDS encoding trypsin-like peptidase domain-containing protein: MEPHPAAVKIRTRQGYCSGVLVDASLLPRPQLRAQLVLTCAHFFRDGIEERDHYKVSGGFNRRLTAVRTIDGTDMALCLLDSPAPPRDVPGLTTRTPGFREEIVTWGYGGKARRAQQRRGRFLMPFFRTWSVDFRTTVSPAGMVFNTVPAVKGDSGGPALVGDDVVGTQALILNPFGKNLRIATLALVGTHRPALVAAATALLAGADKHETRSKKP; the protein is encoded by the coding sequence ATGGAGCCTCATCCCGCTGCCGTCAAGATCCGCACCCGACAGGGCTACTGCTCGGGTGTGCTTGTTGACGCCTCCCTTCTACCCCGCCCGCAGCTCCGCGCCCAGCTGGTGCTCACCTGCGCCCATTTCTTCCGTGATGGGATTGAGGAAAGGGACCACTACAAAGTTAGCGGCGGATTCAACCGGAGGCTCACAGCCGTGCGCACCATTGATGGCACAGACATGGCCCTGTGCTTGCTGGACAGCCCAGCTCCTCCCCGTGATGTGCCGGGGCTGACCACACGGACCCCAGGCTTCCGCGAGGAGATTGTGACGTGGGGCTACGGCGGTAAGGCTCGGCGCGCCCAACAACGCCGAGGGCGCTTTCTCATGCCTTTCTTCCGCACGTGGTCCGTTGACTTTCGGACGACCGTCTCCCCCGCCGGCATGGTGTTCAACACAGTGCCCGCGGTGAAAGGTGATTCCGGCGGACCGGCGCTGGTGGGCGATGACGTCGTGGGCACCCAAGCGCTCATACTCAATCCCTTCGGGAAGAACCTGCGCATTGCCACGCTCGCACTCGTTGGTACACACCGCCCAGCACTCGTGGCTGCTGCGACCGCGCTCCTTGCAGGGGCGGATAAACATGAGACCCGGTCCAAGAAGCCGTGA
- a CDS encoding FxsA family protein, protein MPFVLFIAYILLETLAFWAVAQWIGVLWALLALALTMFFGMTIASLEVRRMMSSRIRQAGDGMYVMEDPTPGKTAGNVGLTMVGGILLSMPGFVSTVLGALFIFAPTRSLIRMMLAASMFKKIEDMGIRAYEASPMAQHRDSYGSFGNAGPMTPNAPSPEVIDEDELRDWTKNVKPEDFEDGKN, encoded by the coding sequence ATGCCCTTTGTTCTGTTCATCGCGTACATCCTTCTGGAAACCCTCGCCTTCTGGGCCGTCGCGCAGTGGATCGGCGTCCTCTGGGCCCTACTTGCCCTAGCGCTGACCATGTTCTTCGGCATGACCATTGCCAGCCTGGAGGTGCGCCGCATGATGTCGAGCCGCATCCGCCAGGCAGGTGATGGCATGTACGTCATGGAGGATCCGACCCCTGGAAAGACAGCCGGCAACGTGGGCCTGACGATGGTGGGAGGCATTCTGCTATCCATGCCTGGCTTCGTGTCTACTGTGCTCGGTGCGCTGTTTATCTTTGCACCAACGCGTTCGCTGATTCGCATGATGCTAGCAGCGTCGATGTTTAAGAAGATTGAGGACATGGGCATCCGCGCCTATGAGGCCTCTCCGATGGCTCAGCACCGAGACTCCTATGGTTCCTTCGGCAACGCCGGCCCGATGACGCCGAATGCTCCGTCTCCTGAAGTGATCGACGAGGACGAGCTGCGGGATTGGACCAAGAACGTCAAGCCTGAGGACTTTGAGGACGGCAAGAACTAG
- a CDS encoding M24 family metallopeptidase, with product MTDYPSRLQRAREAVAAQGIDVALVGTGAEFAYLTGSWVSSHERLTCLVIRPDAEPVIVAPRTDIESLEGVAARLRGWSDGENPYALALEGCTPRKVALGSTLTADHVLRFQEVLDGSSFVLATTALADLFTRKEDEEISELRHAARAIDAVHAQVPGLLQPGRTEAEVAEDLRTLILREHTSVDFIIVGSGAHGANPHYDFGERILAAGDPVVVDIGGTVPSGYHSDCTRTYVVGGDPSAAPEDFLDAYAVLEQAQAAGRATIRPGATAQDIDRATREVIEEAGWGEFFTHRTGHGIGLSTHEEPFIMEGNSLELAASMAFSIEPGIYVPGKWGMRLEDIVVTTEDGYESLNQAPRELR from the coding sequence ATGACTGATTATCCTTCCCGCCTTCAGCGCGCCCGTGAGGCAGTGGCTGCCCAAGGAATCGATGTGGCACTGGTAGGCACCGGTGCCGAGTTTGCTTATCTCACCGGTTCCTGGGTGTCCTCCCATGAACGTTTGACCTGCCTAGTGATTCGCCCTGATGCTGAGCCAGTTATCGTGGCTCCCCGCACGGATATCGAATCCCTTGAGGGCGTTGCTGCCCGTTTGCGTGGTTGGAGTGACGGCGAGAATCCCTACGCACTGGCGTTAGAGGGGTGCACTCCGCGAAAGGTGGCGCTGGGTTCAACCCTGACGGCCGATCACGTGTTGCGTTTCCAGGAAGTGCTTGATGGCTCTTCCTTCGTTCTCGCCACCACCGCCCTCGCTGATCTGTTTACGCGCAAAGAGGACGAGGAGATTTCGGAACTGCGCCACGCCGCACGAGCGATCGATGCGGTACATGCGCAGGTACCTGGACTCTTGCAGCCTGGACGTACCGAAGCCGAGGTTGCCGAGGACCTTCGGACCCTCATCTTGCGAGAGCACACGTCGGTGGATTTCATCATCGTTGGTTCCGGTGCCCACGGCGCGAACCCGCATTATGACTTCGGAGAACGCATTCTTGCAGCAGGGGATCCGGTTGTCGTCGACATCGGAGGTACTGTGCCCTCGGGTTATCACTCCGATTGCACGAGGACTTATGTCGTAGGCGGCGATCCAAGTGCTGCACCAGAGGACTTCCTGGACGCCTATGCGGTGCTGGAGCAGGCCCAAGCCGCCGGCCGCGCAACCATCCGCCCGGGAGCGACCGCCCAGGACATTGACCGCGCCACCCGTGAGGTCATTGAGGAAGCTGGCTGGGGAGAGTTCTTTACGCACCGCACTGGCCACGGTATCGGGCTCTCAACCCACGAAGAGCCTTTCATCATGGAGGGAAACAGTTTAGAACTAGCTGCGTCTATGGCCTTTTCCATCGAGCCGGGCATCTACGTGCCCGGGAAATGGGGAATGCGCTTGGAAGATATTGTGGTGACCACTGAGGATGGCTATGAGTCCCTCAACCAGGCACCGAGGGAGCTGCGCTAA
- a CDS encoding cobalamin biosynthesis protein: MSHTLHFYPAGGVVTPEQWLALGQVAREHADGYVYLEEHSVLTLRGVDDEAAVSSVSLPRTPPRVVASPLSAQARSVAARVAEEISAALAEHEAEGNALRETVIGVDGGLGDILSQGVSTGLQLRTPEDSTVVRLIEAGQVKGEELALDDALPALITALLETIDEVDSPTSDSAAEAAASLHPAPIGWLTEHTAEGRVDLGAGLHKGALPGEYAGLIAQLDAPVTVTPWRGLVIHDLADGDADVVLRVLAPRGFIFDVNSPHLQD; encoded by the coding sequence ATGTCCCATACTCTGCACTTCTATCCCGCCGGCGGCGTGGTCACCCCTGAGCAGTGGCTAGCGCTGGGCCAGGTCGCGCGCGAGCACGCCGATGGCTATGTGTATCTCGAAGAGCACAGCGTGCTCACCCTTCGCGGAGTTGATGATGAGGCTGCGGTGAGCAGTGTGTCTCTTCCACGGACTCCTCCACGCGTCGTGGCCTCTCCCCTGTCTGCGCAGGCGCGATCGGTTGCTGCCCGCGTGGCTGAAGAGATCTCGGCTGCACTTGCTGAACACGAAGCGGAGGGGAACGCTTTACGTGAGACCGTTATCGGGGTCGATGGCGGCCTAGGTGACATCCTGAGCCAGGGCGTGTCCACTGGCTTGCAACTGCGCACACCTGAGGACTCGACGGTTGTTCGCCTCATCGAGGCAGGTCAGGTAAAAGGCGAGGAGCTTGCGCTTGACGACGCCCTCCCCGCCCTCATCACCGCCCTCCTAGAGACCATAGATGAGGTAGATAGCCCTACTTCAGATTCAGCAGCGGAGGCAGCGGCATCCCTGCACCCCGCACCTATTGGTTGGCTTACCGAGCACACTGCCGAAGGACGAGTCGATCTGGGCGCGGGTCTCCACAAGGGCGCTTTGCCAGGTGAATACGCCGGACTGATTGCGCAGCTCGATGCGCCGGTAACGGTCACTCCGTGGCGCGGCCTCGTTATCCACGACCTTGCCGATGGCGATGCCGACGTTGTTCTGCGGGTGCTTGCCCCGCGGGGCTTTATCTTCGACGTGAACTCGCCGCACCTTCAGGATTAG
- a CDS encoding SDR family oxidoreductase codes for MGALLILGGRSDIGGELARRLCQGRPVVLAARGEQGMEALSEELVHAGATAVHTLSFDAIQVDQHREVVAQAAQLAGEEITTAVVAFGILGDHNRAEHDEAHAFDIALVDYAAQVSMLTVLADVMTSGHIVAFSSIAGWRARRANYVYGSTKAGLDAFCQGLADRLHGSNLALITARPGFVIGSMTKGMKPAPLSVTPDSVAEAVTKAIESGTESRTVWIPRALQLLAWVMKLVPRPIWRHMPR; via the coding sequence ATGGGAGCACTGCTCATTCTGGGTGGACGCAGCGACATAGGTGGCGAACTCGCCCGCAGGCTCTGCCAGGGCCGCCCGGTGGTGTTGGCTGCGCGTGGTGAGCAAGGCATGGAAGCCCTCAGCGAGGAACTCGTTCATGCCGGGGCAACCGCCGTCCATACACTATCTTTTGATGCCATCCAGGTAGACCAGCACCGCGAAGTAGTGGCACAAGCTGCCCAGCTGGCCGGCGAGGAGATCACAACCGCCGTGGTGGCCTTCGGCATCTTGGGGGATCACAACCGCGCAGAGCACGATGAAGCCCACGCTTTCGATATCGCGCTGGTGGACTATGCAGCGCAGGTGTCCATGCTCACCGTGCTAGCTGATGTCATGACGTCGGGCCACATCGTCGCCTTTTCCTCCATCGCTGGATGGCGAGCCCGCCGCGCCAATTATGTGTACGGCTCGACCAAAGCCGGACTCGATGCCTTCTGCCAAGGGTTGGCTGATCGTCTCCACGGCAGCAATCTTGCCCTCATCACTGCACGGCCAGGCTTCGTTATCGGTTCTATGACCAAGGGAATGAAACCTGCTCCGTTGTCCGTTACGCCAGACAGTGTGGCTGAGGCCGTCACGAAAGCTATCGAGTCGGGGACTGAGTCACGAACCGTGTGGATCCCTCGTGCGCTCCAACTCCTAGCCTGGGTCATGAAGCTCGTGCCGCGTCCCATCTGGCGGCATATGCCGCGCTAA
- a CDS encoding YceI family protein, with amino-acid sequence MKSLLGNRKLVITVFVILILASTALALGPMVFSLVMGRGVKTEPINLDRVKAATTELDGQWNVVKGSPYNFTSAGFTIDEILPADKRTTSGSTKDVTGQAVISDSTVEEATITVDMTTLTTDKKVRDQNMKTKLFEVSKFPESTFTLTESADLSAVPDDASPVTIPLTGDLTIHGQTKNVTTDFQVVRDGDSIILGGDIPINRLDFGVETPEMIAAKISEVGEVNVRVTLQK; translated from the coding sequence ATGAAATCGCTGTTAGGTAACCGCAAACTAGTCATCACTGTCTTCGTGATCCTGATCCTAGCTTCGACAGCACTGGCCCTTGGTCCGATGGTGTTTTCACTGGTCATGGGACGTGGCGTGAAGACAGAACCGATTAACCTGGATCGAGTCAAGGCCGCAACTACCGAGCTCGATGGGCAGTGGAACGTTGTGAAAGGCTCTCCCTATAACTTTACGTCGGCCGGCTTTACCATCGATGAAATCCTGCCGGCTGATAAACGCACAACCTCCGGTTCCACCAAGGACGTTACTGGTCAAGCCGTTATTTCGGACTCTACGGTCGAGGAAGCAACGATAACTGTCGACATGACCACGCTGACCACGGATAAGAAGGTGCGCGACCAGAACATGAAGACCAAGCTCTTTGAGGTGTCGAAGTTCCCTGAGTCCACCTTCACTCTGACTGAGTCGGCCGACCTCTCTGCCGTGCCTGACGACGCCTCACCCGTCACCATCCCGCTCACCGGTGACCTCACCATCCACGGTCAAACTAAGAACGTGACCACCGATTTCCAGGTCGTTCGCGACGGCGACAGCATCATCCTCGGCGGTGACATCCCGATCAATCGTTTGGACTTTGGCGTGGAGACCCCGGAAATGATTGCTGCCAAGATTTCCGAGGTTGGCGAAGTCAACGTCCGCGTGACCCTTCAGAAATAG
- the lnt gene encoding apolipoprotein N-acyltransferase: protein MLGIIARLILAATSGAVTYLAIEPRGWWAAGIIGVALLVAALAPWRTTEPSLAWSALIAAVHSAVLYVFTLPWIGELVGSMPYIALALFLSLYSILLGIGGSALLRWKYGFALFPFFYVAVEMLRSSVPFGGFSWVRLAWGQIEGPLANLAPWGGPALITFAAVCAAAGFVGLARAPRLACALIALPLLAGILAGQGIGRDSRTTGTVTIAAVQGNVPRLGLDFAAQRRAVLDNHVRVTEQAAHDGAHPDIVIWPENASDINPFTNKDARMLIDAASRDINAPILVGTLTTDEVGARNTMQVFNPDGSAGEHHHKKYLQPFGETMPMRDFFAKITDLVELAGDMKPGDGPGVVTMAGTTVGIATCYEVSFDQAVRTAIDNGAQILTTPTNNATFSDSDMTYQQLAMSRLRAMEADRAVVVAATSGVSAIVHPDGSVSQASGIFEPAYLEEELPLREGRTFAVRYGSILQWLMTIIGTVCALLAVYSTSFTTRSSTPRLKPKGAKN from the coding sequence GTGCTGGGGATTATCGCTCGACTGATCCTGGCGGCCACATCCGGCGCCGTCACCTACCTCGCCATCGAACCGCGGGGTTGGTGGGCAGCCGGAATTATCGGCGTGGCGCTGCTGGTGGCTGCGCTCGCGCCGTGGCGCACGACTGAGCCTTCCTTGGCATGGTCCGCACTCATCGCCGCAGTGCACAGTGCTGTGCTCTACGTGTTCACACTGCCGTGGATTGGCGAGCTTGTGGGCTCGATGCCCTATATCGCACTGGCGTTGTTTTTGTCCCTCTACAGCATCCTGCTCGGCATCGGCGGGTCTGCGCTGCTGCGCTGGAAGTACGGCTTCGCGCTCTTCCCTTTCTTTTATGTTGCGGTGGAGATGCTGCGCTCTTCGGTACCTTTCGGCGGCTTTTCCTGGGTCCGCCTGGCCTGGGGGCAAATTGAGGGGCCACTGGCTAACCTCGCACCGTGGGGAGGCCCCGCTCTCATCACCTTCGCAGCAGTGTGTGCAGCGGCAGGTTTTGTGGGATTGGCTCGTGCACCGAGGCTCGCCTGCGCGCTCATTGCGCTTCCCCTGTTGGCAGGCATTCTGGCAGGACAGGGGATAGGTCGTGATTCACGGACCACGGGAACGGTGACCATCGCGGCAGTGCAGGGCAACGTCCCGCGGCTTGGCCTGGACTTCGCAGCGCAACGCCGCGCGGTGCTGGACAACCACGTGCGCGTCACTGAACAGGCCGCCCACGACGGCGCACACCCTGACATCGTCATCTGGCCCGAGAATGCCTCCGATATCAATCCGTTCACTAACAAGGACGCACGGATGCTTATCGACGCCGCCTCCCGCGACATCAACGCCCCCATCCTCGTCGGCACATTAACGACAGATGAGGTGGGCGCGCGCAACACCATGCAGGTGTTCAACCCGGATGGTTCGGCAGGTGAGCATCACCACAAGAAGTACCTGCAGCCTTTTGGCGAGACCATGCCGATGCGCGACTTCTTTGCCAAGATCACCGATCTGGTGGAGCTTGCAGGGGATATGAAACCCGGAGATGGGCCCGGTGTAGTCACCATGGCTGGCACGACGGTGGGTATTGCCACTTGCTATGAGGTGAGCTTTGACCAGGCCGTCCGCACTGCCATCGATAACGGCGCGCAGATCCTGACCACGCCTACCAACAACGCCACCTTCAGCGATTCCGACATGACCTACCAGCAACTCGCGATGAGCCGGTTGCGAGCGATGGAAGCTGACCGGGCCGTCGTCGTGGCCGCGACCTCTGGAGTCTCCGCCATCGTTCATCCAGACGGCAGCGTGAGCCAAGCTAGTGGCATCTTTGAGCCTGCCTACCTTGAAGAAGAACTCCCGCTACGAGAAGGACGTACTTTTGCGGTGCGTTATGGTTCGATCCTGCAATGGCTCATGACTATTATTGGAACGGTCTGCGCGCTGCTGGCGGTCTATTCCACTTCCTTTACTACCCGGAGCAGCACGCCTCGTCTTAAACCTAAAGGAGCAAAGAACTAG
- a CDS encoding DEAD/DEAH box helicase, which yields MTLTHLDEFTRALPYSLDDFQIEGCQAVEDGHGVLVCAPTGAGKTIVGEFAVSLALSQGTRCFYTTPIKALSNQKYHDLVEAHGEDAVGLLTGDVSINSSADILVMTTEVLRNMIYAGSGALERLTHVVMDEIHFLADASRGAVWEEVILNLDEHVSIIGLSATVSNSEEFGRWLSTVRGDTTVIVSENRPVPLDQWMMVGRKIYPLFEPNSGGQVNAELARRIERLESGERSAGSSSDAYENKRASFRSRARHKGGGRGRHGDRNGGGHDRRSGAPRAQDRYRPLGRPEVLKELQSMNMLPAITFIFSRAGCDGALYQCLRSRMVLTSPEEATEIKAIVDKGVEGIPEEDLQVLDFKRWREALSRGFAAHHAGMLPAFRHIVEELFVKGLVRAVFATETLALGINMPARTVVLEKLIKFNGEAHVDLTPGQYTQLTGRAGRRGIDTQGNAVVQWAPAMDPQAVAGLASTRTYPLISTFEPGYNMAINLLGMLGFEESLRLLEKSFAQFQADGSVVEETREIERAEHRVRELRTQLDDTISHLAPPTTDGEDAAEVLMDYMRLRRALSDEEKAAQANKKNERRKEVAAVLARLQVGEVIAIATRKRPTLAVVITPANQSADPRPWVTTESGWSGRIDAEGIENPPISVGHMKLPRAAQKNPRRHIKYVQDAFKRDFYKRPKKMRTAPRNRPNRKVGELRDAIRQHPVHHWPATDREQLAGVAQKLARRERDLAKLEAKVERATDTLGRTFERIVDLLSEMDYVEFEGFGEDREPVITDEGERLAKIHSESDLLVAQCLKRGIWNDLDPAELAGVASLCVFENRKATRGEPGAATDPMADAMDATWRIYTELVADERRHNLPQTREPEPAFALAIHQWTAGAPLAYCMAAANEAGAELTPGDFVRWCRQVVDLLQQVAKTGYEEDIRRNARRAIDAIQRGVVAIGA from the coding sequence ATGACATTGACGCATCTGGACGAGTTCACCCGCGCCCTGCCGTACTCCCTGGATGACTTCCAAATCGAGGGTTGCCAAGCCGTCGAGGACGGCCACGGCGTGCTGGTATGCGCGCCTACTGGTGCTGGTAAAACCATCGTCGGCGAATTTGCGGTCTCCCTTGCGCTGAGCCAGGGCACCCGCTGTTTCTACACCACGCCGATTAAGGCACTGAGTAATCAGAAGTACCACGACCTCGTCGAAGCCCATGGTGAAGACGCCGTGGGCCTGTTGACGGGTGATGTCTCCATCAACTCTTCTGCAGACATCCTCGTGATGACCACTGAGGTGCTCCGCAACATGATTTACGCTGGCTCCGGCGCACTAGAGCGGCTTACCCACGTGGTCATGGATGAGATCCACTTCCTTGCGGACGCCTCGCGCGGTGCAGTCTGGGAGGAGGTCATCCTCAATCTTGATGAACACGTCTCCATCATTGGCCTCTCCGCCACCGTGTCGAACTCGGAGGAGTTTGGACGTTGGCTGAGCACCGTGCGCGGTGATACCACTGTCATCGTCAGCGAGAACCGCCCCGTACCACTGGACCAGTGGATGATGGTGGGCCGCAAGATATACCCGTTGTTCGAACCGAATTCTGGCGGTCAGGTCAACGCGGAGCTTGCCCGGCGCATCGAGCGCTTGGAGTCGGGGGAGCGCTCGGCTGGTAGCTCTTCTGACGCCTACGAGAATAAGCGAGCTAGCTTCCGCTCGCGGGCACGCCACAAGGGCGGGGGTCGTGGCAGGCACGGTGACCGCAACGGTGGCGGTCACGACAGGCGTAGTGGTGCACCCCGTGCACAGGACCGCTATCGCCCGCTCGGCCGCCCAGAAGTGCTCAAAGAGCTGCAGTCCATGAACATGCTGCCGGCAATTACCTTCATCTTCTCCCGTGCAGGATGTGACGGGGCGCTCTACCAGTGTCTGCGCTCGCGCATGGTGCTCACCTCCCCGGAGGAAGCGACGGAGATCAAAGCCATCGTGGATAAAGGTGTGGAAGGCATCCCCGAGGAGGACCTCCAGGTTCTGGATTTCAAGCGCTGGCGTGAAGCTCTGTCGCGTGGGTTCGCTGCTCACCACGCAGGCATGCTTCCGGCATTTCGGCATATCGTTGAGGAGCTCTTTGTCAAGGGTCTCGTCCGAGCCGTGTTTGCCACTGAAACCCTTGCCCTCGGCATCAACATGCCTGCCCGCACCGTGGTGTTGGAGAAGCTCATCAAGTTCAACGGCGAAGCGCACGTTGACCTCACGCCAGGCCAATACACGCAGCTCACTGGCCGCGCCGGCCGCCGAGGCATCGATACCCAAGGCAATGCAGTCGTGCAGTGGGCACCGGCGATGGACCCGCAGGCGGTGGCAGGCCTCGCATCGACCCGTACCTACCCATTGATCTCCACCTTTGAACCCGGCTACAACATGGCCATCAACCTGCTGGGGATGCTGGGATTCGAAGAATCCCTGCGCCTGTTGGAGAAGTCCTTTGCCCAGTTCCAGGCGGATGGCTCCGTGGTGGAGGAGACCCGTGAGATCGAGCGTGCTGAGCATCGCGTTCGCGAACTACGCACACAGCTCGACGACACGATTTCTCATTTAGCACCACCCACCACAGATGGTGAGGATGCCGCGGAGGTCCTTATGGACTACATGCGGCTGCGCCGCGCCTTGAGCGATGAGGAAAAGGCAGCCCAAGCCAACAAGAAGAATGAGCGCCGTAAAGAAGTCGCCGCTGTTCTCGCGCGTCTCCAGGTCGGTGAGGTTATCGCCATCGCAACAAGGAAGCGCCCCACGTTAGCCGTTGTCATTACCCCTGCCAACCAATCTGCTGACCCCCGCCCATGGGTGACCACAGAATCGGGATGGTCCGGGCGTATCGACGCCGAGGGCATTGAGAATCCTCCCATCTCCGTTGGCCACATGAAACTGCCGCGCGCGGCGCAGAAGAATCCGCGCCGCCACATCAAGTACGTTCAGGATGCCTTTAAGCGGGACTTTTATAAGCGTCCGAAAAAGATGCGCACAGCGCCGCGGAATCGCCCCAACAGAAAGGTCGGGGAGTTGCGTGACGCCATCCGCCAACACCCGGTTCACCACTGGCCGGCAACTGATCGAGAGCAACTTGCTGGTGTAGCCCAGAAACTTGCCCGCCGCGAGCGCGACTTGGCCAAGCTCGAAGCCAAGGTAGAGCGTGCTACCGACACCCTCGGCCGCACCTTTGAGCGCATTGTTGATCTACTCTCTGAAATGGACTACGTGGAGTTTGAAGGCTTCGGCGAGGACCGTGAGCCAGTGATCACTGATGAGGGCGAACGCCTGGCCAAGATCCATTCCGAATCGGATCTCCTCGTGGCGCAGTGCCTGAAGCGCGGTATCTGGAATGACTTGGATCCCGCGGAGCTGGCAGGCGTGGCATCGCTGTGTGTCTTTGAAAATCGCAAGGCCACGCGCGGTGAGCCCGGTGCGGCCACGGATCCTATGGCGGATGCCATGGACGCCACTTGGCGTATCTACACCGAGCTCGTGGCGGATGAGAGGCGCCACAACCTTCCGCAGACGCGTGAGCCGGAACCTGCCTTCGCACTGGCCATCCATCAGTGGACCGCGGGCGCGCCGCTGGCCTACTGCATGGCAGCGGCCAACGAGGCTGGCGCCGAGCTCACCCCCGGTGACTTTGTGCGCTGGTGCCGCCAAGTAGTGGACCTGCTTCAGCAGGTGGCTAAAACCGGCTACGAAGAGGACATTCGCCGCAATGCCCGGCGCGCCATCGATGCTATCCAGCGCGGTGTCGTCGCCATCGGCGCCTAA